A genomic region of Elaeis guineensis isolate ETL-2024a chromosome 9, EG11, whole genome shotgun sequence contains the following coding sequences:
- the LOC105051132 gene encoding GDSL esterase/lipase At5g03610: MEKALRHFFLLFFAFSLVFLSMGSEVNARASTQRHKRSNGAHYKKLFVFGDSYADTGNLGNLGNMFTASWYEPYGMTFPHKPTGRFSNGRLLTDYVASFLGIRSPLPYKYRRLEVSKKLLPYGMNFARAGSGIFDNSNFQDNLTLQVDAFQWQVKAGVFPEYDLKSSVALVSVSGNDYKYYKETKGSDTATLDFVNRLFQQLKTELKRIHDIGVRKVLVTNLHPVGCTPYMTRVTNYTKCDSTIHFEGQAHNQMLETLIKELNGAGTNTFFSLDLFTAFDSIINQVKGAPKFENILKPCCDGNDNTSTCAQTDENGMKKYSLCSNPDTHFYWDWLHPSQAGWAAAFEYLKPAIRRFLSL, encoded by the exons ATGGAGAAGGCTTTGAGGcatttcttcctcctcttctttgcCTTCTCCTTGGTCTTTCTCTCAATGG GGAGTGAGGTGAATGCTCGTGCTTCTACTCAAAGGCATAAAAGATCTAATGGTGCTCATTATAAGAAGCTTTTCGTGTTCGGCGATTCCTACGCCGACACTGGGAACCTCGGGAACCTAGGGAACATGTTCACCGCTTCATGGTATGAACCATATGGTATGACATTTCCTCATAAGCCAACTGGCCGGTTCTCCAATGGAAGGCTTCTCACCGACTACGTCG CTTCATTTCTTGGAATCAGATCTCCCCTTCCTTACAAGTATAGGAGGCTGGAGGTGTCCAAGAAACTGCTACCATATGGCATGAACTTCGCACGTGCTGGGAGCGGCATCTTTGACAATAGCAACTTTCAGGACAACCTAACGCTTCAGGTTGATGCATTCCAGTGGCAGGTTAAAGCAGGCGTCTTCCCCGAATATGATCTCAAGTCGTCGGTGGCGCTGGTTTCCGTCTCCGGCAATGACTACAAATATTACAAGGAAACTAAAGGCAGTGACACT GCTACTTTGGATTTCGTGAACCGTCTGTTCCAACAGCTCAAGACAGAATTAAAGCGCATCCATGATATTGGTGTGCGCAAGGTGTTGGTCACCAACCTGCATCCTGTGGGATGCACTCCCTACATGACCAGGGTTACTAACTACACAAAGTGCGATTCTACCATCCACTTCGAAGGACAAGCTCACAATCAAATGCTGGAAACTCTAATCAAGGAGCTGAATGGAGCAGGCACCAACACCTTCTTCAGCCTCGATCTTTTTACAGCCTTCGACTCCATCATCAATCAAG TGAAAGGAGCTCCCAAGTTTGAAAACATCCTGAAGCCATGCTGTGATGGCAATGATAACACTTCAACATGCGCACAGACAGATGAGAATGGGATGAAGAAGTATTCTCTGTGCTCCAACCCAGACACCCACTTCTATTGGGACTGGTTGCACCCCTCACAGGCAGGTTGGGCTGCAGCTTTCGAGTATCTGAAGCCTGCGATTCGCCGCTTTCTGTCGCTGTGA